Below is a window of Pyxidicoccus trucidator DNA.
CTCAACCGGCTGGAGTTGACGCCGGCGGATGCCACCGCGGACGCTCGCTACCGGAAGGTCGTCTACGACGCCCAGGCGGTGGAATCCTTCTTCGTCGATGCCTTCCTCGACGCGCACCGCCGCCCGCCGCGCGAAGTGGTGCTGGACCTGGACGCCACCGACGACCCCATCCACGGCACGCAGGAAGGCCGCTTCTTCCACGGCTACTACGGCAACTACTGCTACCTGCCGCTTTACATCTTCGCGGGCGACTTCCTGCTATGCGCGAAGCTTCGTACCTCCGGCATCGACGCGGCCGCGGGCGCGCTGGAGGAGGTGAAGCGCATCGTGGCCCGCCTCCGTGAGCGCTGGCCCACCACGCGCATGGTGGTGCGCGCCGACTCCGGCTTCGCCAGAGATGACCTTATGGCCTGGTGTGAGGGCAACGGCGTCGACTACGTCTTCGGCCTGGCCCGCAACGAGCGGCTTCAGCAGATGATTGCGGCGGACATGGAGTTGGTGCGGACGGTGTCGCTGGAGGAGCGCGACGGCGCGCCGACGCGTGCCTACCGGGAGCTGCTCTACCGGACACGCGACTCCTGGACGCGGGAGCGCCGCGTGGTGGCCAAGGCCGAGTGGCTGGGCGACAAGCACAACCCGCGCTTCGTCGTGACGTCCCTGGGCCAAGAGCAGCACCCCGCGCAGGCACTCTACGAGGAGCTCTACTGCGCCAGAGGTGACATGGAGAACCGCA
It encodes the following:
- a CDS encoding IS1380 family transposase yields the protein MKTECTSKQLEFDGVGRRKLVATFDADHITSDGGLVLLHRTDRRFGLMRKFAACFQDLRAPDLIHHSVEELVRQRVFGIACGYEDLVDHATLRHDPLLAAVVGKADPAQQLASPSTLNRLELTPADATADARYRKVVYDAQAVESFFVDAFLDAHRRPPREVVLDLDATDDPIHGTQEGRFFHGYYGNYCYLPLYIFAGDFLLCAKLRTSGIDAAAGALEEVKRIVARLRERWPTTRMVVRADSGFARDDLMAWCEGNGVDYVFGLARNERLQQMIAADMELVRTVSLEERDGAPTRAYRELLYRTRDSWTRERRVVAKAEWLGDKHNPRFVVTSLGQEQHPAQALYEELYCARGDMENRIKEQQLGLFADRTSAHTMRANQLRLWFASVAYVLLNLLRHFGLKGTQLERAQAGTLRLKLLKVAAVVRVSVRRVVLSLSAAAPVKDLFTRIAEQLRAVPTPS